In Micromonospora sp. WMMA1363, a genomic segment contains:
- a CDS encoding DUF3710 domain-containing protein, translating into MIFSRKRAGAGRHARDQRTEALDANELAEPVIPGPPDRGPYDVSEAPAGVQRLDLGSLQIPAVPEVEVRVQADPQGVIQQVVLVHGQNALQLGVFAAPRSEGIWDEVREEIRQSLFNDGAAAQEADGEYGTELHARVRTPDGLTDLRFIGVDGPRWMVRCVYQGAAATDPAAAGPLASCLEGLVVDRGHEAKPVREPLPLRLPREVAEQAGPAAAAAGEAPREA; encoded by the coding sequence GTGATCTTCTCCCGAAAGCGGGCCGGCGCCGGGCGGCACGCGCGTGACCAGCGGACCGAGGCCCTCGACGCCAACGAGCTGGCGGAACCGGTGATCCCGGGGCCGCCGGACCGTGGTCCCTACGACGTCAGCGAGGCGCCGGCCGGCGTGCAGCGACTCGACCTGGGCAGCCTGCAGATCCCCGCGGTGCCCGAGGTCGAGGTTCGGGTGCAGGCCGACCCGCAGGGCGTGATCCAACAGGTGGTGCTCGTGCACGGGCAGAACGCGCTGCAGCTCGGCGTGTTCGCCGCACCGCGCAGCGAGGGTATCTGGGACGAGGTGCGTGAGGAGATCCGCCAGTCCCTGTTCAACGACGGCGCCGCCGCCCAGGAGGCCGACGGCGAGTACGGCACCGAGCTGCACGCCCGGGTGCGCACCCCGGACGGTCTCACCGACCTGCGGTTCATCGGCGTGGACGGGCCGCGCTGGATGGTCCGCTGCGTCTACCAGGGCGCGGCGGCCACCGACCCGGCCGCCGCCGGGCCGCTCGCCAGCTGCCTGGAGGGCCTCGTGGTCGACCGGGGCCACGAGGCGAAGCCGGTGCGTGAGCCGCTGCCGCTGCGGCTGCCCCGTGAGGTCGCCGAGCAGGCCGGTCCCGCCGCCGCCGCGGCCGGTGAGGCTCCTCGCGAGGCCTGA
- a CDS encoding OB-fold nucleic acid binding domain-containing protein encodes MSTDERRGSLRRMLRRLTATEAEIEAQELRRESAEHGGVPARQCCRGQVVAVSGRLRTVVYTPRTNLPTLEADLYDGSDVVTLVWLGRRQISGIEPGRHLTARGRVAVRDDRKVIYNPYYELEPPK; translated from the coding sequence ATGTCGACCGACGAGCGGCGGGGTTCGCTGCGGCGCATGCTGCGTCGACTCACCGCCACCGAGGCGGAGATCGAGGCGCAGGAGTTGCGTCGGGAGAGCGCCGAGCACGGCGGCGTGCCGGCCCGGCAGTGCTGCCGGGGCCAGGTCGTCGCGGTGTCCGGCCGGCTCCGCACCGTGGTCTACACCCCGCGGACGAACCTGCCGACGCTGGAGGCGGACCTCTACGACGGCAGCGACGTGGTGACCCTGGTGTGGCTGGGCCGGCGGCAGATCTCCGGCATCGAGCCCGGGCGGCACCTGACCGCCCGGGGCCGGGTGGCCGTGCGGGACGACCGTAAGGTCATCTACAACCCGTACTACGAGTTGGAACCGCCGAAGTGA
- a CDS encoding DUF3159 domain-containing protein, with protein sequence MTTGPQRAAQPGTGPGEEEPLPTIAEQMADQLGGWRGLLESSIPVVVFVVANIVGELRPAVIAAVGVAVAIAALRLAQRRPIRHAVNGLFGIAIGAAIAWRTGDERDFYLPGILYGIGYGIALLISAAIRQPLVGWIWSVLVAKGRSEWRQDPRLVRTFTGLTVLWGVVWLAKVGVQAGLYLAQQDTALGIARLVLGYPPYVLLLLITVWTVRRVTRESTPTPAA encoded by the coding sequence ATGACGACCGGACCGCAGCGGGCGGCGCAGCCGGGCACCGGCCCCGGCGAAGAGGAGCCGCTGCCGACCATCGCCGAGCAGATGGCCGACCAGTTGGGCGGCTGGCGCGGGTTGCTGGAGTCCAGCATCCCGGTGGTCGTCTTCGTGGTGGCGAACATCGTCGGCGAGCTGCGTCCGGCGGTGATCGCCGCGGTGGGGGTGGCGGTGGCCATCGCCGCGCTCCGGCTCGCGCAGCGACGGCCGATTCGGCATGCCGTCAACGGGCTGTTCGGTATCGCCATCGGCGCGGCCATCGCCTGGCGCACCGGAGACGAGCGGGACTTCTACCTCCCCGGCATCCTCTACGGCATCGGCTACGGCATCGCGTTGCTGATCTCGGCGGCGATCCGGCAGCCCCTGGTGGGCTGGATCTGGTCGGTGTTGGTGGCCAAGGGGCGCTCCGAGTGGCGGCAGGATCCGCGCCTGGTGCGTACGTTCACCGGGCTCACCGTGCTGTGGGGCGTGGTCTGGCTGGCCAAGGTCGGCGTGCAGGCCGGTCTCTACCTTGCCCAGCAGGACACCGCCCTCGGCATCGCCCGGCTGGTGTTGGGCTATCCGCCGTACGTGCTGCTGCTGCTGATCACGGTCTGGACGGTGCGGCGGGTGACCCGGGAGTCGACCCCGACGCCCGCCGCCTGA
- a CDS encoding TrkA family potassium uptake protein encodes MRVAIAGAGNVGRSIAQELIDNGHQVMLIERQPTMLRPDRVPDAEWVLADACELASLEEADLAGCDVVVAATGDDKVNLVVSLLAKTEFAVPRVVARINRAENEWLFTEQWGVDVAVSKPRVMAALVEEAVTVGDLVRLMTFRQGEANLVEITLPPTAPYVGQPLRAVPLPRDSALVAILRGKRVLVPSPDDPIEAGDELVFVCTAEVEDAVRAVVLGPDSVERTRESR; translated from the coding sequence GCCGGCAACGTGGGCCGCTCGATCGCCCAGGAGCTGATCGACAACGGCCACCAGGTGATGCTGATCGAGCGCCAGCCCACGATGCTCCGGCCCGACCGGGTGCCGGACGCGGAGTGGGTGCTGGCCGACGCGTGCGAGCTCGCCAGCCTGGAGGAGGCCGACCTCGCCGGCTGCGACGTGGTGGTCGCCGCCACCGGCGACGACAAGGTCAACCTGGTGGTGTCGCTGCTGGCCAAGACCGAGTTCGCGGTCCCCCGGGTGGTCGCCCGGATCAACCGGGCCGAGAACGAGTGGCTCTTCACCGAGCAGTGGGGGGTGGACGTCGCCGTCAGCAAGCCGCGGGTCATGGCCGCCCTGGTCGAGGAGGCGGTCACCGTGGGCGACCTGGTCCGGCTGATGACGTTCCGGCAGGGCGAGGCGAACCTCGTCGAAATCACGCTACCCCCGACCGCCCCGTACGTCGGCCAGCCGCTGCGCGCGGTGCCGCTGCCGCGTGACTCCGCGCTGGTAGCGATTCTGCGGGGCAAGCGGGTGCTGGTCCCCAGCCCGGACGACCCGATCGAGGCGGGCGACGAGTTGGTCTTCGTGTGCACCGCGGAGGTGGAAGACGCCGTCCGCGCGGTGGTCCTCGGGCCGGACAGCGTCGAGCGGACCCGCGAATCCCGCTGA